Proteins encoded within one genomic window of uncultured Draconibacterium sp.:
- a CDS encoding IS4 family transposase, producing MNQGKYIFAQLTDFLPRRVFDRIVSKHNRNKYVRTFTCWNQMLCMVFGQLTSRDSMRDLLLSLEAHKSKYYHLGFGPTVSRRNLGTANEKRSYKIFEEFAYVLIGEARKSCYSSDFEVNIEGNVYAFDSSTIDLCLSVFWWAEFRKTKGGIKLHSLYDVKTLIPTFLYISNAKMHDVNALDLIIYEPGSFYVIDKAYIDFKRLYHLHQQRAFFVTRAKDNMRFKRMYSNPVDKATGVRYDQIGKLETYSPRRNYPEKLRRIKYCDHEADKELIFLTNNMELKPTEIAYLYKKRWEVELFFKWIKQHLKIKSFWGTTINAVKIQMYCAIIAYCLVAIIGNRLKVDRSIYEILQILSISLLDKTPVREVLTKYDCKNVKELKNKQLIISGF from the coding sequence ATGAATCAAGGCAAATATATCTTCGCTCAACTTACAGATTTTTTACCCAGACGCGTATTCGACAGAATTGTCAGCAAACACAACAGGAATAAATATGTAAGAACATTCACTTGTTGGAACCAAATGCTATGCATGGTATTTGGGCAACTTACATCAAGAGATAGTATGAGAGATTTACTTCTGAGTCTTGAAGCTCATAAATCCAAATATTATCATTTGGGGTTTGGCCCAACTGTCTCAAGGAGAAACCTTGGTACTGCCAATGAAAAACGCAGCTATAAAATTTTTGAAGAATTTGCGTATGTCCTCATAGGCGAAGCACGCAAAAGCTGCTACAGCTCGGACTTTGAGGTCAATATTGAAGGCAATGTTTATGCATTTGATTCATCAACAATAGATCTCTGTCTCAGTGTATTTTGGTGGGCTGAGTTTCGGAAAACAAAAGGTGGCATTAAACTACATTCTTTGTATGATGTTAAAACATTGATACCAACGTTTCTGTATATCTCAAATGCCAAAATGCACGATGTCAATGCTCTTGACCTTATCATATATGAGCCCGGAAGCTTTTATGTGATAGACAAAGCTTACATTGATTTTAAGAGATTGTACCATCTTCACCAACAGCGGGCTTTCTTTGTTACACGGGCAAAAGATAACATGCGGTTTAAGCGGATGTATTCAAACCCAGTTGACAAGGCAACCGGAGTGAGATATGATCAAATCGGCAAGCTGGAAACTTACTCCCCAAGAAGGAATTATCCAGAGAAGCTTCGAAGGATAAAGTACTGTGATCATGAAGCAGATAAGGAACTAATTTTCCTTACCAACAACATGGAACTTAAACCTACCGAGATAGCTTATCTGTATAAGAAGCGTTGGGAAGTAGAACTGTTTTTCAAGTGGATAAAACAGCATCTGAAGATAAAATCCTTCTGGGGAACAACTATTAATGCTGTAAAAATCCAAATGTATTGTGCGATCATCGCTTACTGCCTTGTTGCCATAATTGGTAACAGACTGAAAGTTGACCGCTCAATCTACGAAATCCTACAAATCCTTAGCATATCTCTACTCGACAAAACTCCTGTAAGAGAAGTGCTTACGAAATACGATTGCAAAAATGTCAAAGAACTAAAAAATAAACAATTAATAATCAGCGGGTTTTAA
- a CDS encoding TonB-dependent receptor: MRAIMFFLLVGTMQMLASNTYSQTTRLSLSFENELIVNILDRIETESEFYFMYDASVVNVNQRVSISCTNNSITQILDETFKGTNITYKIEDKQIALRAKSVSTKTSQQQKTVTGKITDSGNNPLPGVTVLVKGTTNGTITDFDGNYSLGNVPEEATLVYSFVGMKTQEISAGEKSVINIILEEETIGLEEVVAIGYGVQKKSVVTGAISSVKADEMMTRSDTRPEQALQGKTSGVQVVSTSGAPGASMKIRIRGYSSNGNSDPLYIVDGLRTTDISGLEPTNIESMEVLKDGASAAIYGAEGGNGVILITTKSGSAGESKVSYNFQYTLQSLGRTPKLMNAAQYLDYMDELGMSSGMTNPEGYDTDWIDESFETAPMQKHNLTFSGGNEKTTYLASISYLDQEGIVAGDKDNYKRYSGMFNGSRQLKEWLKFGSSIQLSRSVTKSFNENDEYRGVIANAVLLDPLTPVEYTGQVPSHVQTLIDAGYPVMQADNGNYYGISKYVTGETINPFVQNQQNQSENTVTKVMGNIYMDLTPFDGLTFTSKLGLNYMNANNHNYQPQYYYSSEMMNLNASVSESVMSMTYWQWENFASYVKSIDDHNFNVMLGTAISSNEIKTINAAGYPLLKDQESYANLDYIVTQSNSTVGGNTITDNKLSYFGRVIYDYQNKYMLQATVRRDAAGSSILPKDQRWGTFPSLSAGWVITSEDFFPEINWLSYMKLRGSWGQNGSLSNLGNYSYASNLMSSGSALSTLSWSMINAPYAYPLPDGSYATASYPSVLGNNQLTWETSEQLDIGVDFRLFDGKMSFTVDYYNKKTKDLITTNTPPIEAGNDASPINGGNVVNKGFDFEASWRSEIGELKYSINANLSTLTNEVTYLDPTISRITGAAVNRWTATAFEKGYPVWYFRGYKTNGINPETGDINIVDINNDGVINTNDYTYIGSAIPDITFGATLNLEYKNFDFTIFAQGQRGNDVLMGMLRTDRLTTNKLSLFYTDRWTPTNTNASRPSATVSSEYWNSDQMIFDGSFIKIKQIQLGYTLPKTLSDQLKIGKTRVYMSLDDYFIFTDYPGMDPEAASTVNNSIGIDRGFFPISKKVLFGLSLNF; the protein is encoded by the coding sequence ATGAGAGCAATAATGTTCTTTTTGCTGGTTGGAACGATGCAAATGTTGGCATCGAATACCTATTCGCAAACTACCCGCCTAAGCTTATCTTTCGAGAACGAGTTGATCGTAAATATTCTGGACAGGATAGAAACTGAATCAGAATTCTATTTTATGTACGACGCTTCGGTGGTTAATGTAAACCAACGCGTTAGCATCAGTTGCACAAACAATTCTATTACGCAAATTCTTGACGAAACGTTCAAAGGCACAAATATTACCTACAAAATAGAGGATAAACAAATTGCTTTACGGGCAAAAAGTGTGTCTACAAAAACCAGTCAGCAACAAAAAACTGTTACTGGAAAAATTACGGATTCCGGCAATAATCCTTTACCAGGTGTTACCGTTCTCGTAAAAGGAACAACAAATGGTACCATTACTGATTTTGACGGCAACTATTCGCTCGGAAATGTCCCTGAAGAAGCCACGTTGGTATACTCGTTTGTAGGTATGAAAACACAGGAAATTTCTGCTGGGGAGAAATCTGTTATTAATATTATTTTAGAGGAAGAAACAATTGGCCTAGAAGAAGTTGTTGCCATTGGTTATGGTGTTCAGAAAAAAAGCGTTGTAACCGGTGCAATTTCGTCGGTAAAAGCCGATGAAATGATGACCCGCTCTGACACCCGCCCTGAACAAGCTTTACAAGGAAAAACATCGGGTGTTCAGGTTGTTTCAACTTCGGGAGCACCCGGAGCCAGTATGAAAATCCGTATCCGTGGGTACAGTTCGAACGGAAACTCTGATCCACTTTATATTGTTGACGGCTTAAGAACGACCGATATCAGCGGACTGGAACCAACCAACATTGAAAGCATGGAGGTATTAAAAGACGGCGCATCGGCAGCTATTTATGGTGCTGAAGGAGGAAACGGTGTAATACTGATTACAACAAAAAGCGGAAGTGCCGGCGAATCGAAAGTATCTTACAACTTTCAGTACACTTTACAAAGTTTAGGCAGAACTCCTAAGCTAATGAATGCTGCACAGTACCTCGATTATATGGATGAACTGGGAATGTCATCGGGAATGACAAACCCTGAAGGTTACGATACCGACTGGATAGACGAGTCGTTCGAAACTGCACCAATGCAAAAGCACAACCTTACATTTTCGGGAGGTAACGAAAAAACAACTTACCTGGCTTCTATTTCTTACCTCGACCAGGAAGGTATTGTTGCCGGAGACAAAGACAATTATAAGCGCTACTCAGGCATGTTTAACGGAAGCCGCCAGTTAAAAGAGTGGCTTAAATTTGGCAGCAGCATTCAATTGTCGCGTTCGGTAACCAAATCGTTCAACGAAAATGATGAGTACCGTGGTGTTATTGCCAACGCAGTGCTTTTAGACCCGCTTACCCCGGTTGAATATACCGGGCAGGTTCCGTCGCACGTACAAACATTAATTGATGCCGGGTACCCGGTAATGCAGGCTGACAACGGAAACTATTATGGTATTTCAAAATATGTAACCGGCGAAACCATTAACCCGTTTGTACAAAACCAACAGAATCAATCGGAAAATACGGTAACAAAAGTTATGGGTAACATTTACATGGATTTAACACCTTTTGATGGGCTTACATTCACCTCAAAATTAGGGTTGAATTACATGAATGCCAACAACCATAATTATCAGCCACAATATTACTACAGTTCGGAAATGATGAACCTTAACGCTTCGGTAAGCGAGTCGGTAATGAGCATGACTTACTGGCAGTGGGAAAACTTTGCATCGTATGTAAAAAGTATTGATGACCACAACTTTAATGTAATGTTGGGTACCGCAATCTCAAGTAACGAAATTAAAACAATAAACGCAGCAGGTTATCCATTATTAAAAGACCAGGAATCGTATGCCAACCTTGATTATATTGTAACCCAGTCGAACTCAACAGTTGGAGGAAACACTATAACCGATAACAAATTATCGTATTTCGGACGTGTAATTTACGATTACCAAAATAAATATATGCTACAGGCAACAGTACGTCGTGATGCTGCAGGTTCATCAATTCTTCCGAAAGACCAACGCTGGGGTACTTTCCCTTCTCTCTCTGCAGGTTGGGTAATTACAAGCGAAGATTTCTTCCCCGAAATTAACTGGCTTTCGTACATGAAACTACGTGGTAGCTGGGGACAAAACGGTAGCTTATCGAACCTGGGTAATTACAGTTATGCTTCTAACTTAATGTCATCAGGAAGTGCGTTGAGCACCTTATCGTGGAGTATGATAAATGCACCTTATGCCTATCCCCTGCCCGACGGATCGTATGCCACAGCTTCTTACCCATCGGTTTTAGGCAACAACCAACTTACATGGGAAACCAGTGAGCAGTTAGACATTGGTGTGGATTTTCGTTTGTTCGATGGCAAAATGAGTTTTACGGTTGACTACTACAACAAAAAAACCAAAGACCTGATTACAACCAACACGCCCCCGATTGAAGCAGGTAACGACGCTTCACCAATTAACGGAGGAAATGTAGTAAACAAAGGATTTGATTTTGAAGCAAGCTGGAGAAGCGAAATCGGCGAATTAAAATACAGTATCAATGCCAACCTTTCAACATTAACAAACGAGGTTACTTATCTTGATCCTACAATTAGTAGAATTACCGGCGCCGCAGTAAACCGGTGGACAGCAACTGCCTTTGAAAAAGGTTATCCGGTGTGGTATTTCAGAGGATACAAAACCAATGGAATAAATCCTGAAACCGGCGACATTAACATTGTAGATATTAACAACGATGGCGTAATAAACACCAACGATTACACCTACATAGGCAGTGCAATTCCGGATATTACTTTTGGTGCAACACTTAACCTGGAGTACAAAAATTTCGACTTTACCATTTTTGCCCAGGGACAACGAGGCAACGATGTATTGATGGGTATGCTGCGCACCGATCGTCTTACAACAAACAAACTTTCGTTGTTCTACACCGACAGATGGACACCAACTAACACCAATGCTTCGCGTCCATCGGCTACCGTTTCATCAGAATACTGGAACAGCGATCAAATGATTTTCGATGGTTCATTTATCAAAATCAAACAGATACAATTGGGCTATACATTACCCAAAACATTGAGCGATCAGCTAAAAATTGGTAAAACACGTGTGTACATGTCGTTAGACGATTATTTCATCTTTACCGATTACCCGGGTATGGACCCTGAGGCTGCCAGTACAGTCAATAACAGTATCGGTATCGACAGGGGCTTCTTCCCGATTTCGAAAAAAGTATTATTCGGACTTTCATTAAATTTCTAA
- a CDS encoding RagB/SusD family nutrient uptake outer membrane protein, translating to MKLKQYIYGLFLISIFLFPGCDDFLDTTQMGVTSQDDFYNTDEEVTQGLYAIYDKLQSSDLNTFRFKIALSDDALAGGGGRGDNVDTEKLNEYTYGTNNGSLTSMFEKYYQIIYTANLLINKVENADTPVKQIAVAEAKTLRAYAYFELVSQWGPVPLVTTPLNPDEYAQPNSTVEALWAQIETDLSEAIPNLPLKSAQSEAQKANVSKGTAQAWLGKAYLYQEKYAQAAEQFEAVITSGEYELLEDFSTVTREVSEFGSESVFEVSYAKDISSVTECTYIVAFCGPRSPYFKAGTSGLSETGWGFINPSQSLYDAYVEAGDVVRRKATIMSEEELINEYGGSFRNDGNLPYANYGSIRLKHGAYVAETPGEAYHTIGGINFRITRYSDVLLMAAEAYNRMSSANDVKALEYVNMVRERAELPALTVTGDALFEAIKTERRLELAFEFVRYQDLIRWGDAANVLAEQGREIPKGDGTFFENPEAGFKEKHWLLPFPENEIMVNPNIVQNPGW from the coding sequence ATGAAACTTAAACAATATATATACGGACTTTTCCTCATCAGCATCTTCCTGTTTCCCGGCTGCGATGATTTTCTGGACACCACCCAGATGGGGGTAACCAGCCAGGATGATTTTTATAATACCGATGAAGAAGTAACACAAGGGCTTTACGCCATTTACGACAAGTTACAAAGCAGCGACTTAAACACTTTCCGTTTTAAAATAGCACTTTCCGACGATGCGCTGGCCGGCGGCGGAGGCCGTGGCGATAATGTTGATACGGAAAAACTTAACGAGTATACCTACGGGACCAATAATGGTAGTTTAACAAGCATGTTCGAAAAATATTATCAAATTATTTATACTGCCAACCTATTGATAAACAAAGTAGAAAATGCCGACACACCGGTAAAACAAATTGCAGTTGCCGAAGCAAAAACACTTCGTGCGTATGCTTATTTCGAACTCGTTTCGCAGTGGGGACCGGTGCCGTTGGTTACAACTCCTTTAAATCCTGATGAATATGCACAACCCAATTCTACTGTTGAAGCGCTTTGGGCACAAATAGAAACCGATTTGTCAGAAGCGATACCCAATCTTCCTTTAAAAAGTGCACAATCAGAAGCTCAAAAGGCAAATGTTTCAAAAGGTACTGCACAAGCATGGTTAGGAAAAGCCTATTTGTACCAGGAAAAATACGCACAGGCAGCCGAACAGTTTGAAGCGGTTATTACAAGTGGCGAGTATGAATTGCTTGAGGATTTTTCAACAGTAACCCGCGAAGTATCGGAATTTGGCTCTGAATCGGTTTTTGAAGTTTCTTATGCAAAAGACATTTCATCGGTAACTGAATGTACCTATATTGTAGCTTTCTGCGGGCCCCGGAGCCCTTATTTTAAAGCAGGGACCAGTGGGCTTTCAGAAACCGGTTGGGGGTTTATAAACCCAAGTCAATCGTTATACGATGCTTATGTTGAGGCCGGCGATGTAGTGCGCCGCAAAGCAACAATAATGAGCGAAGAAGAATTGATTAACGAATACGGAGGATCGTTCCGTAACGATGGAAACCTGCCTTATGCCAATTATGGTTCTATTCGTTTAAAACATGGCGCCTATGTTGCCGAAACACCAGGAGAAGCATATCATACCATTGGCGGGATTAACTTCCGTATCACCCGTTATTCAGATGTACTGCTGATGGCTGCCGAAGCCTATAACCGCATGTCGTCGGCAAATGATGTAAAAGCGCTTGAGTATGTAAATATGGTAAGAGAACGTGCGGAATTACCGGCATTAACAGTTACCGGCGATGCCTTGTTTGAGGCCATAAAAACAGAACGCCGTTTAGAACTTGCGTTTGAATTTGTACGTTACCAGGACTTAATCCGTTGGGGCGATGCTGCCAATGTTTTAGCCGAACAGGGAAGAGAAATTCCAAAAGGCGACGGGACATTCTTTGAAAATCCTGAAGCCGGCTTTAAAGAAAAACACTGGCTGCTTCCTTTCCCCGAGAACGAAATAATGGTTAATCCAAACATTGTTCAAAATCCGGGCTGGTAA
- a CDS encoding RNA polymerase sigma-70 factor — translation MASKENDILLITAFKKGDSKAFEQLFNKHHKKLYAYLFRLLNSKEDAEEIVQETFIKIWEKREEFIEGYSFDAFLFKIAKNSFISLTRKRVNREVFENHPEIYTKADRNTSENYIIYKETKEIIDSIIEGLPPKRKEIFRLRRIENLSRKEIAEKLEISITTVDSQLMKANSYLKEEFKKYSLLLLILFLG, via the coding sequence TTGGCAAGCAAAGAGAATGACATATTGTTAATAACAGCATTTAAAAAAGGTGACTCAAAAGCCTTTGAGCAGCTTTTTAACAAACACCATAAAAAACTTTACGCTTACCTGTTTCGCCTTTTAAATTCGAAAGAAGACGCTGAAGAGATCGTTCAGGAGACCTTTATTAAAATATGGGAAAAACGTGAAGAATTCATTGAAGGTTATTCATTCGATGCTTTCCTGTTTAAAATAGCAAAAAACTCATTTATTTCACTCACACGAAAAAGAGTAAACCGTGAAGTTTTCGAGAACCATCCGGAGATTTACACCAAAGCAGACCGCAACACCTCTGAAAATTACATTATATATAAAGAAACCAAAGAAATAATTGACTCCATTATTGAAGGGCTGCCTCCCAAAAGAAAAGAAATATTCCGTTTACGCCGAATTGAAAACCTGTCGAGAAAGGAAATTGCCGAGAAACTGGAAATTTCAATCACAACAGTCGACAGCCAACTGATGAAAGCAAATAGCTATTTAAAAGAGGAATTCAAAAAATACAGTCTTTTGTTGCTAATTTTATTTCTGGGTTAA
- a CDS encoding RagB/SusD family nutrient uptake outer membrane protein has product MKKFNIVFLIFSLLFSACDSFLEENPASSLVSEQFYKNEADAIAAINAVYDPLDDGSIFDGSINYMNSVETDEAERGQYGDAGDDFYDSHNITTDDGIISSFWQANYIGINRANLVIKNVPKIAIIDNDIQTRIIGEARFLRALFYINLTMAFGDVPLMSEPTESLTNLNVERASSSNVYKFIEEDLIAAGSVLPESYSSSEDMGRPTSWAASALLARAYLYQRKFEDARTAALKVINSEKYSLFQDYGDLLLPEKKNGIEHIFSIQFLDGEVESAIGRYYGVNNIGNTPALDIPVANMGQSSWQIEQAFYDAFPGTYRKRITFLPTDIPQYDTEGNITGNFPIAPHTIKYRDPGRVNNGNEQGENNFNVIRYGDVLLMFAEADNEVNGPTTQGVAALNLIRQRARGVGLSEEDDPSVYPDIDSNKVTKSELRNIILDERKWEFCFEGLRRWDLLRTNRYLETFDDVTEKNLLFPIPLREITANPKLTQNSGY; this is encoded by the coding sequence ATGAAGAAATTTAATATTGTATTTTTAATTTTTAGCCTTCTGTTTTCAGCTTGCGATTCTTTTTTGGAAGAAAATCCAGCTAGTAGCCTTGTTTCTGAACAATTTTATAAAAACGAGGCAGATGCAATTGCTGCAATCAACGCAGTATATGATCCTCTAGATGATGGTTCTATATTTGACGGAAGTATCAATTACATGAATAGTGTTGAAACAGATGAAGCTGAACGGGGACAATACGGAGATGCAGGTGATGATTTTTATGATTCACACAACATAACAACCGACGACGGAATAATTTCCTCCTTTTGGCAGGCAAATTATATTGGTATAAACAGGGCTAACCTTGTAATAAAAAATGTACCGAAAATTGCAATTATTGACAATGATATTCAGACCAGAATTATTGGTGAAGCCAGATTTTTACGTGCTTTGTTTTATATAAATTTAACCATGGCTTTTGGCGATGTGCCTTTAATGTCGGAGCCTACAGAAAGTTTAACAAACTTAAATGTGGAAAGAGCTTCGTCATCTAATGTTTATAAATTTATTGAAGAAGATTTGATCGCAGCAGGATCGGTCCTGCCGGAAAGTTACAGTTCTTCAGAAGACATGGGGCGTCCAACTTCATGGGCTGCAAGTGCATTACTTGCAAGAGCATATCTTTATCAAAGGAAATTTGAAGATGCCCGTACTGCTGCTTTAAAGGTAATTAACTCAGAAAAATATAGTTTATTCCAGGATTACGGAGATCTTTTATTACCTGAAAAAAAGAATGGTATTGAACATATCTTTTCAATTCAATTTTTAGACGGTGAAGTAGAAAGTGCAATAGGAAGATATTATGGTGTTAATAACATTGGAAATACTCCTGCTCTTGATATTCCTGTTGCGAATATGGGACAGTCAAGCTGGCAAATAGAACAGGCGTTTTATGATGCATTTCCCGGCACTTACCGTAAGAGGATAACATTTCTTCCTACAGATATTCCTCAGTATGACACTGAAGGAAACATTACCGGAAATTTTCCTATTGCTCCACATACAATTAAATATCGCGACCCGGGGAGAGTAAATAACGGAAATGAACAAGGAGAAAATAATTTTAATGTAATCCGTTACGGAGATGTCTTGCTCATGTTTGCCGAAGCAGATAATGAGGTAAATGGCCCGACCACACAAGGAGTGGCTGCATTAAATTTAATCAGACAAAGAGCTCGGGGTGTTGGTTTGTCCGAAGAAGATGATCCTTCTGTCTATCCGGACATCGATTCCAACAAAGTAACTAAAAGCGAGTTAAGAAATATAATATTAGATGAACGGAAATGGGAATTTTGTTTCGAAGGATTACGTCGCTGGGACTTATTAAGAACGAATCGTTATTTGGAAACATTCGACGATGTAACCGAAAAGAATCTGTTATTTCCAATTCCGTTAAGGGAAATTACAGCAAATCCTAAATTGACGCAAAACAGCGGATATTAG
- a CDS encoding FecR domain-containing protein, giving the protein MKSNKKHIIQSFFSKQNSKEELQHLFRWMNSERGNAELENELEDDWSTFEFSDDIKVNSRKIFNNIEKGIRQKKSAARMLTIKKVLPYAAVFVVLLGFQFYFNRYKSAPGDNIKNYYTSVITEEGQRSKVILPDSSIVWLNSSTTLSYHENDLEKERRVHLSGEAFFHVSKNANKPFFVQNEQLIIKVLGTEFDVEAYPETEEINVVLESGSVQLNHAKNESFNYRLKPGEIAKFDLTQNNLNIAEVDVAKFSSWKNGMLIFQNDPMKEVIEKLERWYNVEVEIRDEEVYNSIFTGTITNEGYEQIFRLIDFTCPVKCEIINKTKADEKPKIIITKET; this is encoded by the coding sequence ATGAAATCAAACAAAAAGCATATTATCCAATCATTTTTTAGTAAGCAAAATTCGAAAGAGGAATTGCAACATCTATTTCGTTGGATGAACAGCGAACGTGGCAATGCAGAGCTGGAAAACGAATTGGAGGATGACTGGAGCACGTTTGAATTCAGTGATGATATAAAAGTCAACTCCCGAAAAATATTCAATAATATTGAAAAAGGAATCCGGCAGAAGAAATCGGCTGCCAGAATGCTGACCATAAAGAAAGTACTTCCGTATGCCGCTGTTTTTGTCGTGCTGCTTGGTTTTCAGTTCTATTTTAACCGGTATAAATCGGCTCCTGGCGACAACATTAAAAATTATTACACTTCAGTAATAACTGAAGAAGGACAACGATCAAAAGTAATTTTACCCGATAGTTCAATAGTTTGGTTAAATTCAAGTACAACACTTTCTTACCACGAAAATGATTTAGAAAAAGAGAGAAGGGTTCATTTAAGTGGCGAGGCATTTTTTCATGTTTCGAAAAACGCCAACAAACCATTTTTTGTACAAAACGAGCAGCTTATTATAAAAGTGCTGGGTACAGAATTTGATGTGGAGGCCTACCCCGAAACCGAAGAAATAAATGTTGTACTTGAATCGGGTAGCGTTCAGCTTAACCATGCAAAAAACGAATCGTTTAACTACCGGTTAAAACCCGGCGAAATTGCCAAATTCGATTTAACACAAAACAACCTGAACATTGCAGAAGTTGATGTAGCAAAATTCTCATCGTGGAAAAACGGCATGCTCATTTTCCAGAACGACCCGATGAAAGAAGTTATTGAGAAACTGGAACGCTGGTACAACGTTGAGGTTGAAATTAGAGACGAAGAAGTTTACAATTCAATATTTACCGGAACAATAACCAACGAAGGCTACGAACAAATATTCAGGTTAATCGACTTCACCTGTCCGGTGAAATGCGAGATTATAAACAAAACAAAAGCCGACGAAAAACCAAAAATCATTATAACTAAAGAGACATAA